The proteins below are encoded in one region of Oncorhynchus nerka isolate Pitt River linkage group LG15, Oner_Uvic_2.0, whole genome shotgun sequence:
- the LOC115122476 gene encoding cytochrome P450 3A27-like isoform X2: MEPLFSEAAGSRTGGKMMSFLPYFSAETWTLLALLITLIVVYGYWPYGVFTKMGIPGPKPLPYFGTMMEYRKGITNFDTECFQKYGRIWGIYDGRQPVLCVMDKSIIKTVLIKECYNIFINRRDFHLNGEMFDALSVAEDDTWRRIRSVLSPSFTSGRLKEMFGIMKQHSANLLNGMKKQADKDQTIEVKEFFGPYSMDVVTSTAFSVDIDSLNNPSDPFVSNVKKMTKFDLLNPLFLLVCLFPFTGPILEKMKFSIFPTAVTDFFYASLIKIKSGRDTGISTSRVDFLQLMIDSQKGSDTKTGEEQTKGLTDHEILSQAMIFIFAGYETSSSTMSFLAYNLATNPHVMTKLQGEIDTVFPNKAPIQYEALMQMDYLDCVLNECLRLYPISPRLERVAKKTVEINGIIIPKDCVVLVPTWTLHRDPEIWSDPEEFKPERFSKENKEPIDPYTYMPFGAGPRNCIGMRFALIMIKLAIVEILQSFTFSVCDETEISHDWAGEQPWLGL; this comes from the exons ATGGAGCCTTTGTTTTCAGAAGCAGCAGGGAGCCGAACCGGAGGAAAGATGATGAGTTTTCTACCATACTTCTCCGCTGAGACCTGGACCCTCCTGGCCCTCCTCATCACCCTCATTGTAGT gtatgGGTACTGGCCCTATGGTGTATTCACTAAGATGGGTATCCCTGGTCCCAAACCCCTACCTTACTTTGGCACAATGATGGAGTACAGAAAG ggcATCACTAACTTTGACACAGAGTGCTTTCAGAAGTACGGGAGAATCTGGGG GATCTATGATGGGAGGCAGCCTGTTCTGTGTGTCATGGACAAAAGTATAATCAAGACCGTCCTGATTAAAGAGTGTTACAACATCTTCATCAACCgcagg GACTTCCATCTGAACGGTGAGATGTTTGACGCGTTGTCCGTTGCCGAGGACGATACGTGGAGACGGATCCGCAGTgtcctctcaccttcctttacCTCTGGACGACTGAAAGAG ATGTTTGGTATCATGAAGCAGCACTCTGCTAACCTGCTGAACGGAATGAAGAAGCAGGCAGATAAAGACCAGACCATTGAAGTGAAGGA GTTCTTTGGGCCCTACAGTATGGACGTGGTCACCAGCACAGCCTTCAGTGTGGACATTGACTCTCTGAACAACCCTTCAGACCCCTTCGTCTCCAACGTCAAGAAAATGACCAAGTTTGACCttttaaacccactgttcctcctAGTCT gtTTGTTTCCCTTCACTGGTCCTATCTTGGAGAAGATGAAGTTTTCTATCTTCCCGACTGCGGTGACAGACTTCTTTTACGCCTCGCTGATTAAGATCAAATCTGGACGTGACACTGGGATCTCAACC AGTCGGGTGGATTTCTTACAGCTGATGATCGACTCTCAGAAAGGCAGCGAcacaaagacaggagaggaacagactAAAG GACTGACTGATCATGAGATCTTGTCTCAGGCCATGATCTTCATCTTCGCTGGCTACGAGACCAGCAGCAGTACTATGAGTTTCCTGGCCTATAACCTGGCAACCAACCCCCATGTCATGACCAAACTGCAGGGGGAGATAGATACTGTGTTCCCCAACAAG GCTCCAATCCAGTACGAAGCTCTGATGCAGATGGACTATTTGGACTGTGTGTTGAACGAGTGTCTGAGACTGTACCCCATCTCCCCGCGACTGGAGAGGGTTGCCAAGAAGACTGTGGAGATTAACGGCATCATCATTCCCAAAGACTGCGTTGTCCTGGTTCCCACGTGGACCCTCCACCGTGACCCAGAGATCTGGTCCGACCCTGAGGAGTTCAAACCAGAGAG GTTCAGTAAGGAGAACAAGGAGCCTATTGATCCGTACACGTACATGCCATTTGGGGCGGGGCCCAGGAACTGTATCGGGATGCGCTTCGCCCTGATCATGATCAAACTGGCCATTGTCGAGATCCTCCAGAGTTTCACTTTCTCCGTCTGCGACGAGACCGAG atttcacatgactgggcaggggagcaGCCATGGCTGGGCCTATGA
- the LOC115122476 gene encoding cytochrome P450 3A27-like isoform X1, whose product MEPLFSEAAGSRTGGKMMSFLPYFSAETWTLLALLITLIVVYGYWPYGVFTKMGIPGPKPLPYFGTMMEYRKGITNFDTECFQKYGRIWGIYDGRQPVLCVMDKSIIKTVLIKECYNIFINRRDFHLNGEMFDALSVAEDDTWRRIRSVLSPSFTSGRLKEMFGIMKQHSANLLNGMKKQADKDQTIEVKEFFGPYSMDVVTSTAFSVDIDSLNNPSDPFVSNVKKMTKFDLLNPLFLLVCLFPFTGPILEKMKFSIFPTAVTDFFYASLIKIKSGRDTGISTSRVDFLQLMIDSQKGSDTKTGEEQTKGLTDHEILSQAMIFIFAGYETSSSTMSFLAYNLATNPHVMTKLQGEIDTVFPNKAPIQYEALMQMDYLDCVLNECLRLYPISPRLERVAKKTVEINGIIIPKDCVVLVPTWTLHRDPEIWSDPEEFKPERFSKENKEPIDPYTYMPFGAGPRNCIGMRFALIMIKLAIVEILQSFTFSVCDETEIPLELDNQILLIPKRPIKLRLEPRSNTSSNTTTNLNSPTT is encoded by the exons ATGGAGCCTTTGTTTTCAGAAGCAGCAGGGAGCCGAACCGGAGGAAAGATGATGAGTTTTCTACCATACTTCTCCGCTGAGACCTGGACCCTCCTGGCCCTCCTCATCACCCTCATTGTAGT gtatgGGTACTGGCCCTATGGTGTATTCACTAAGATGGGTATCCCTGGTCCCAAACCCCTACCTTACTTTGGCACAATGATGGAGTACAGAAAG ggcATCACTAACTTTGACACAGAGTGCTTTCAGAAGTACGGGAGAATCTGGGG GATCTATGATGGGAGGCAGCCTGTTCTGTGTGTCATGGACAAAAGTATAATCAAGACCGTCCTGATTAAAGAGTGTTACAACATCTTCATCAACCgcagg GACTTCCATCTGAACGGTGAGATGTTTGACGCGTTGTCCGTTGCCGAGGACGATACGTGGAGACGGATCCGCAGTgtcctctcaccttcctttacCTCTGGACGACTGAAAGAG ATGTTTGGTATCATGAAGCAGCACTCTGCTAACCTGCTGAACGGAATGAAGAAGCAGGCAGATAAAGACCAGACCATTGAAGTGAAGGA GTTCTTTGGGCCCTACAGTATGGACGTGGTCACCAGCACAGCCTTCAGTGTGGACATTGACTCTCTGAACAACCCTTCAGACCCCTTCGTCTCCAACGTCAAGAAAATGACCAAGTTTGACCttttaaacccactgttcctcctAGTCT gtTTGTTTCCCTTCACTGGTCCTATCTTGGAGAAGATGAAGTTTTCTATCTTCCCGACTGCGGTGACAGACTTCTTTTACGCCTCGCTGATTAAGATCAAATCTGGACGTGACACTGGGATCTCAACC AGTCGGGTGGATTTCTTACAGCTGATGATCGACTCTCAGAAAGGCAGCGAcacaaagacaggagaggaacagactAAAG GACTGACTGATCATGAGATCTTGTCTCAGGCCATGATCTTCATCTTCGCTGGCTACGAGACCAGCAGCAGTACTATGAGTTTCCTGGCCTATAACCTGGCAACCAACCCCCATGTCATGACCAAACTGCAGGGGGAGATAGATACTGTGTTCCCCAACAAG GCTCCAATCCAGTACGAAGCTCTGATGCAGATGGACTATTTGGACTGTGTGTTGAACGAGTGTCTGAGACTGTACCCCATCTCCCCGCGACTGGAGAGGGTTGCCAAGAAGACTGTGGAGATTAACGGCATCATCATTCCCAAAGACTGCGTTGTCCTGGTTCCCACGTGGACCCTCCACCGTGACCCAGAGATCTGGTCCGACCCTGAGGAGTTCAAACCAGAGAG GTTCAGTAAGGAGAACAAGGAGCCTATTGATCCGTACACGTACATGCCATTTGGGGCGGGGCCCAGGAACTGTATCGGGATGCGCTTCGCCCTGATCATGATCAAACTGGCCATTGTCGAGATCCTCCAGAGTTTCACTTTCTCCGTCTGCGACGAGACCGAG ATCCCGTTGGAGCTGGACAACCAGATTCTGCTGATTCCAAAACGACCAATCAAATTGAGGCTGGAGCCCCGTAGCAACACCTCtagcaacaccaccaccaatcTGAACAGTCCAACAACATGA